The following proteins are co-located in the Parafannyhessea umbonata genome:
- a CDS encoding PTS sugar transporter subunit IIB produces the protein MAAKILCACANGSGTSLMMQLTVERVAKKLNMDVSQVHHCALAEGTSTATNFDIACFPRNFENMFKSAADTGKVVCIPLKNVLSDKEIEEKFVEAGLDKKFAK, from the coding sequence ATGGCAGCAAAGATTCTGTGCGCGTGCGCTAACGGCTCCGGTACCTCCCTGATGATGCAGCTCACCGTCGAGCGCGTAGCCAAGAAGCTCAACATGGACGTCTCCCAGGTTCACCACTGCGCGCTTGCGGAGGGAACCTCCACGGCAACCAACTTCGACATCGCCTGCTTCCCGCGCAACTTCGAGAACATGTTCAAGTCCGCCGCCGATACCGGCAAGGTCGTCTGCATCCCCCTGAAGAACGTCCTCTCTGATAAGGAGATCGAGGAGAAGTTCGTCGAGGCTGGTCTGGACAAGAAGTTTGCAAAGTAG
- the ulaG gene encoding L-ascorbate 6-phosphate lactonase yields the protein MSAIDEVTREGWIMNTFPEWGTWLNEDIENAVVPEGNVKMWWLGCTGMWVKTPGGANITIDLWTGNGKRTHGDGKMKVGHQMANMAGCRAMQPNLRNIPYVFDPFGFKQVDAVLATHYHQDHMSKEWAAHVVKSGMTTTDENGNEIPVPFIGPEKSAEFWRKWGVPEDRIIVVKPGDKIKIKDMTIVAMDSFDRTCITTTDSTGPDREDLWGKCPMDMDEKAVNYLLVTPGGNIYHSGDSHYSIYFAKHGKDIMKEYGGVDVAFGSYGCNPLGMQDKMEASDILRMAEALQAKVVIPIHWDVWTNFAADLREIEVLYQMRKDRLEYKFKPYYWKVGGEYTYPQDKDKKEYMYDRGFHDCFDHEPNVPFRSVL from the coding sequence ATGTCTGCTATCGACGAAGTTACCCGCGAGGGTTGGATCATGAACACGTTCCCCGAGTGGGGCACGTGGCTGAACGAGGACATCGAGAACGCCGTCGTTCCCGAGGGCAACGTGAAGATGTGGTGGCTCGGCTGCACCGGCATGTGGGTGAAGACCCCCGGTGGCGCCAACATCACCATCGACCTCTGGACGGGCAACGGCAAGCGCACCCACGGTGACGGCAAGATGAAGGTCGGTCACCAGATGGCGAACATGGCCGGTTGCCGCGCCATGCAGCCGAACCTGCGCAACATCCCGTACGTGTTCGATCCGTTTGGGTTCAAGCAGGTGGACGCCGTCCTGGCCACCCACTACCACCAGGACCACATGTCCAAGGAGTGGGCTGCCCACGTCGTGAAGTCCGGCATGACCACCACCGACGAGAACGGCAACGAGATCCCCGTGCCGTTCATCGGCCCGGAGAAGTCCGCCGAGTTCTGGCGCAAGTGGGGCGTGCCCGAGGACCGCATCATCGTCGTGAAGCCGGGCGACAAGATCAAGATCAAGGACATGACCATCGTGGCCATGGACTCCTTCGACCGCACCTGCATCACCACGACCGACTCCACCGGCCCCGACCGCGAGGACCTCTGGGGCAAGTGCCCGATGGACATGGACGAGAAGGCCGTGAACTACCTGCTCGTCACCCCGGGTGGCAACATCTACCACTCCGGCGACTCCCACTACTCCATCTACTTCGCGAAGCACGGCAAGGACATCATGAAGGAGTACGGCGGCGTCGACGTTGCCTTTGGCTCCTATGGCTGCAACCCGCTTGGTATGCAGGACAAGATGGAGGCCTCCGACATCCTTCGTATGGCCGAGGCCCTGCAGGCGAAGGTCGTCATCCCCATCCACTGGGACGTCTGGACCAACTTCGCGGCCGACCTGCGCGAGATTGAGGTTCTGTACCAGATGCGCAAGGACCGTCTGGAGTACAAGTTCAAGCCTTACTACTGGAAGGTCGGTGGCGAGTACACCTACCCCCAGGACAAGGACAAGAAGGAGTACATGTACGACCGCGGCTTCCACGACTGCTTCGACCACGAGCCGAACGTCCCGTTCCGCTCCGTCCTCTAA
- a CDS encoding L-ribulose-5-phosphate 4-epimerase, which translates to MMLKELREKVYEANMDLPKHGLVVFTWGNASEIDREKGLFVIKPSGVDYDELTPESMVVCDMDGNVVEGDLNPSSDTATHACLYRAWENVGGIVHTHSTVATAWAQAGRSIPCYGTTQADYFYGEVPCMRGLTKEEIEEAYELNTGNVIVEGFEGKDPMAQPGCLVRNHGPFTWGKDAAAAVYHAVVVEEVAKMSRDAELLCVAAGRAIDDAKAPQYLLDKHYMRKHGPNAYYGQK; encoded by the coding sequence ATGATGCTCAAGGAACTGCGCGAGAAGGTCTACGAAGCCAACATGGACCTTCCCAAGCACGGGCTCGTCGTCTTCACGTGGGGCAACGCCTCCGAGATCGACCGAGAGAAGGGTCTGTTCGTGATCAAGCCCTCCGGCGTTGATTACGACGAGCTCACTCCCGAGTCCATGGTCGTGTGCGACATGGATGGCAACGTGGTCGAGGGCGACCTCAACCCGTCCTCCGACACGGCGACCCACGCGTGTCTGTACCGCGCCTGGGAGAACGTCGGCGGCATCGTGCACACGCACTCCACCGTCGCCACGGCCTGGGCGCAGGCCGGTCGCTCCATCCCGTGCTACGGCACGACCCAGGCCGACTACTTCTACGGAGAGGTTCCTTGCATGAGGGGTCTCACCAAGGAGGAAATCGAGGAGGCCTACGAGCTGAACACGGGCAACGTGATTGTCGAGGGCTTCGAGGGCAAGGACCCCATGGCCCAGCCGGGTTGCCTGGTGCGCAACCACGGCCCCTTCACCTGGGGCAAGGATGCGGCCGCTGCCGTGTACCACGCCGTCGTGGTAGAGGAGGTCGCAAAGATGTCCAGGGACGCGGAGCTGCTCTGCGTCGCCGCCGGTCGTGCGATCGACGATGCCAAGGCCCCGCAGTACCTGCTTGACAAGCACTACATGCGCAAGCATGGTCCCAACGCCTACTACGGACAGAAGTAG
- a CDS encoding transaldolase family protein — translation MKFFIDTADLDDIREAASWGILSGVTTNPSLYAKTGGKLADFEDHMVEICHICEGLPVSAESTAETTEGMIAEAEHLASLAPNIVVKLPVTEQSLPAIHHLAQEGIRVNMTLVFSATQALLGARAGARYISPFVGRFDDIGDEGLDHLAEMVTAVHNFRYGYWDEEGGPEIITASVRTPHHVTQAALLGADIATVPFGALKKCVHHPLTDRGLELFAADWAKVTGEN, via the coding sequence ATGAAGTTCTTCATCGACACCGCGGACCTGGACGACATCCGCGAGGCTGCGAGCTGGGGAATCCTCTCCGGCGTCACCACCAACCCGAGCCTGTACGCCAAGACCGGCGGCAAGCTGGCGGACTTCGAGGACCACATGGTCGAGATCTGCCACATCTGCGAGGGCCTCCCCGTCTCCGCGGAGTCCACGGCCGAGACCACCGAGGGCATGATCGCCGAGGCGGAGCACCTCGCCTCCCTCGCGCCGAACATCGTCGTGAAGCTCCCCGTGACCGAGCAGTCCCTGCCCGCGATCCACCACCTCGCGCAGGAGGGCATCCGCGTCAACATGACGCTCGTGTTCTCCGCGACCCAGGCGCTCCTCGGCGCCCGCGCCGGCGCGCGCTACATCAGCCCGTTCGTCGGCCGCTTCGACGACATCGGGGACGAGGGCCTCGACCACCTCGCCGAGATGGTGACCGCCGTCCACAACTTCAGGTACGGCTACTGGGACGAGGAGGGCGGCCCCGAGATCATCACCGCCTCCGTGCGCACCCCGCACCACGTGACCCAGGCGGCGCTCCTGGGCGCGGACATCGCGACCGTGCCGTTCGGCGCCCTGAAGAAGTGCGTGCACCACCCGCTCACCGACCGCGGCCTGGAGCTCTTCGCCGCCGACTGGGCGAAGGTCACGGGCGAGAACTAA
- a CDS encoding transketolase, which translates to MTNEELAKIAREVRKGILVGTHAARSGHPGGSLSAAEIFTYLYFEEMNVDPRNPRDPGRDRFVLSKGHCAPGLYATLAQRGFFPVSDLETLRHIGSHLQGHPNMNDTPGVDMSTGSLGQGISAAVGMAIAAKHWGDPYRVYALCGDGEIEEGEVWEAAMLAGNHALDNLCVIVDNNNLQIDGTLDEVNSAQPIADKFRAFRFNVVEVADGNDLGQLREAFAAARACEGAPTCIVAHTVKGKGVSFMENQVGWHGKAPNDEQFAQAMAELEREA; encoded by the coding sequence ATGACCAACGAAGAATTGGCCAAGATCGCCCGGGAGGTCCGCAAGGGCATACTCGTGGGCACGCACGCGGCGAGGTCCGGCCACCCCGGCGGGTCGCTGTCGGCCGCCGAGATCTTCACCTACCTCTACTTCGAGGAGATGAACGTCGACCCGAGGAACCCCCGCGACCCCGGCCGCGACCGGTTCGTGCTCTCCAAGGGCCACTGTGCCCCCGGCCTGTACGCGACGCTCGCGCAGAGGGGCTTCTTCCCCGTGTCGGACCTCGAGACCCTGCGCCATATAGGCTCGCACCTGCAGGGCCACCCGAACATGAACGACACCCCCGGCGTCGACATGTCCACCGGCTCGCTCGGCCAGGGCATCTCCGCCGCGGTCGGCATGGCGATCGCCGCGAAGCACTGGGGCGACCCGTACCGCGTCTACGCGCTCTGCGGCGACGGCGAGATCGAGGAGGGCGAGGTCTGGGAGGCCGCCATGCTGGCCGGCAACCACGCCCTCGACAACCTCTGCGTGATCGTGGACAACAACAACCTGCAGATCGACGGCACGCTCGACGAGGTCAACTCCGCCCAGCCCATCGCGGACAAGTTCCGCGCGTTCAGGTTCAACGTGGTCGAGGTGGCCGACGGCAACGACCTCGGCCAGCTGCGGGAGGCCTTCGCCGCTGCTAGGGCCTGCGAGGGCGCCCCGACCTGCATCGTCGCCCACACCGTGAAGGGCAAGGGCGTCTCGTTCATGGAGAACCAGGTCGGATGGCACGGCAAGGCCCCGAACGACGAGCAGTTCGCGCAGGCCATGGCAGAGCTCGAGAGGGAGGCGTAG